A single genomic interval of Odontesthes bonariensis isolate fOdoBon6 chromosome 3, fOdoBon6.hap1, whole genome shotgun sequence harbors:
- the ampd2a gene encoding AMP deaminase 2 isoform X3: MEEKYKEIAEELFTRSMAESEMRSAPYEFPEDSPIEQLEERRHRLERQISQDIRLEPEILLRAKQDFMKIDSAADLELLKEKSVDTVDVGFTEREIPMEREYQRVSISGEEKCGVPFTDLVDAAKCVVKALFIREKYINRSLQTFCKTTAHSLQDLGTLNLGVYEDTPESPVDADSPVHPPVSETHPYDNLDPNNMPADTGYGCKMVGGVVHVYTKKTNMDKSVELDLPYPDLKEYIEDTNVMMLLIINGPVKSFCYRRLQYLSSKFQMHILLNEMKELASQKKVPHRDFYNIRKVDTHIHASSCMNQKHLLRFIKRAMKKYPGEIVHVEDGRGQTLKDVFETMNLTAYDLSVDTLDMHADRNTFHRFDKFNAKYNPIGESILREIFIKTDNCVDGKYFAHIVKEVMADLEESKYQNSELRLSIYGRSRDEWDNLAQWAVKHKVYSDNVRWLIQVPRLFDVYHTKKQLANFQEMLENIFMPLFEVTINPSSHPELHLFLDHVVGFDSVDDESKPEQHIFNLDSPLPADWTEEDNPPYSYYLYYTYANMTVLNHLRRRRGFHTFVLRPHCGEAGPIHHLVSGFMLSENISHGLLLRKAPVLQYLYYLAQVGIAMSPLSNNSLFLSYHRNPLPEYLSRGLIISLSTDDPLQFHFTKEPLMEEYSIAAQVWKLSSCDMCELARNSVLMSGFSHKAKSLWLGPNYYKEGPESNDIRRTNVPDIRVAYRSETLTEELNLITHAVRTKDLDAVDEEDSLSMGPLSGRR; the protein is encoded by the exons ATGGAGGAAAAATACAAAGAGATTGCAGAG GAGCTGTTCACACGCAGCATGGCGGAGAGCGAGATGCGTAGTGCCCCTTATGAGTTCCCCGAGGACAGCCCCATTGAACAGCTGGAAGAACGACGGCACCGCCTGGAAAGGCAAATCAGTCAGGACATCAG GCTTGAGCCAGAGATCTTGCTCCGTGCCAAACAGGACTTCATGAAAATCGACAGTGCTGCAGACCTAGA AttactgaaggaaaagagtgtGGACACTGTTGATGTTGGCTTTACGGAGAGGGAAATACCGATGGAAAGGGAGTATCAACGGGTCTCAATATCTGGAGAAGAAAAGTGTGGG GTTCCTTTCACTGACCTGGTAGATGCTGCCAAGTGTGTGGTGAAGGCATTATTCATCCGGGAGAAGTACATAAACCGTTCATTGCAGACATTTTGTAAGACCACAGCTCATTCCCTGCAGGACCTTGGGACTCTAAATCTGGGAGTCTATGAAGATACACCAGAGAGCCCTGTTGATGCTG ATTCCCCCGTGCACCCTCCTGTCTCAGAGACGCATCCTTACGACAATCTGGACCCAAATAATATGCCAGCAGACACGGGATACGGTTGCAAGATGGTTGGTGGTGTAGTCCATGTCTACactaagaaaaccaacatggACAA AAGCGTCGAACTTGACCTGCCATACCCTGACCTGAAGGAGTACATTGAAGACACGAATGTGATGATGTTGCTTATTATCAACGGGCCAGT GAAGTCATTCTGCTACCGTCGCCTGCAGTACCTAAGCTCCAAATTTCAGATGCACATTCTCCTGAATGAGATGAAGGAGCTGGCATCTCAAAAGAAGGTTCCTCACAGAGACTTCTACAACATTAGAAAG GTGGACACACATATACATGCGTCATCCTGCATGAACCAGAAACACCTGCTGCGCTTCATCAAGAGAGCCATGAAGAAATACCCTGGGGAGATTGTTCACGTCGAGGACGGGCGTGGTCAGACCCTCAAAGATGTTTTTGAAACCATGAACCTGACAGCCTACGACCTGAGTGTGGACACGCTTGACATGCATGCG GACCGAAACACATTTCATCGCTTTGACAAGTTTAATGCCAAGTACAACCCCATCGGAGAATCCATCCTCAGAGAGATCTTCATCAAGACGGACAACTGCGTAGACGGAAAATACTTTGCACATATTGTTAAG GAGGTGATGGCTGACTTGGAGGAGAGTAAATACCAAAACTCTGAGCTACGACTGTCCATCTATGGCCGCTCCCGGGATGAATGGGACAACCTGGCTCAGTGGGCCGTCAAACACAAAGTGTACTCTGATAATGTACGCTGGCTTATCCAGGTGCCCCGTTTATT TGATGTGTACCACACAAAGAAGCAGCTGGCTAATTTCCAGGAGATGTTGGAGAATATCTTCATGCCTCTGTTTGAGGTCACAATCAACCCCAGCAGCCACCCTGAGCTGCATCTCTTCCTGGATCAT GTGGTGGGCTTTGACAGCGTGGACGATGAATCCAAACCCGAGCAGCATATTTTTAATCTTGACAGTCCGCTGCCAGCCGACTGGACTGAGGAGGACAACCCACCCTACTCTTACTACCTCTATTACACCTACGCCAACATGACTGTGCTCAACCACCTGCGAAG ACGACGAGGCTTCCACACATTTGTGCTGCGACCTCACTGTGGTGAAGCGGGACCGATCCACCACCTGGTGTCGGGTTTCATGTTGTCAGAGAACATCTCCCATGGGCTGCTGCTCAGAAAG GCTCCGGTGCTTCAGTATCTTTACTACCTGGCTCAAGTTGGCATCGCCATGTCACCGCTGAGTAACAACAGCCTGTTTCTCAGCTACCACCGCAACCCTCTGCCAGAGTATCTGTCCAGAGGCCTCATCATCTCCCTGTCCACTGATGATCCTCTTCAGTTCCACTTCACCAAG GAGCCCCTGATGGAAGAGTACAGCATTGCCGCTCAAGTGTGGAAACTGAGCTCTTGTGACATGTGTGAGTTGGCAAGAAACAGCGTCCTAATGAGTGGATTTTCACACAAG GCCAAAAGCTTATGGCTGGGCCCCAATTATTATAAGGAGGGTCCTGAAAGCAACGACATCCGCCGCACCAACGTCCCTGATATCCGCGTGGCGTACCGCAGCGAGACACTCACTGAGGAGCTTAACCTCATCACTCACGCGGTGCGCACCAAAGACCTGGACGCTGTCGACGAGGAGGACTCTCTGAGCATGGGTCCTCTCTCTGGGAGGCGTTGA